In the genome of Drosophila pseudoobscura strain MV-25-SWS-2005 chromosome 3, UCI_Dpse_MV25, whole genome shotgun sequence, one region contains:
- the Cyp6a2 gene encoding cytochrome P450 6a2: MLILIYLVIAVGSLVAYLLHRNFQYWKRKGVPHDPPHPFYGNLVGFRKNRVIHDIFYDYYNKFRTSGSPFVGFFFLQKPAAFIVDTKLAKNILIKDFSNFADRGQFHNERDDPLTQHLFNLDGKRWKELRQRLSPTFTSGKMKLMFPTVIKVSEEFASVMEEQVPPTQGGAIIEIKEMMARFTTDVIGTCAFGIECNTLRTPVTDFRTMGQKAFTELRHGQLLTFFIFSFPKLARRLRMRIMPEDVHQFFMRLVNDTVAVREKENFKRHDFMDMLIEIKQKGSVTLENGEVMKAMDIGELAAQVFVFYLAGFETSSSTMSYCFYELAQHQDIQDKLRSEVLTVLAEHDGKLTYECVKEMRYLDQVFSETLRLYTLVPHLERRALSDYVVPGHPDLVIEKDTQIIIPACAYHRDENLYPDPLRFDPDRFSAEQVAARDSVEWLPFGDGPRNCIGMRFGQMQARIGMAQLLSRFKLSLCDKTEIPLKYEPKSFVLGSIGGIYLRLERI; encoded by the exons ATGTTGATATTGATTTACTTGGTGATCGCCGTCGGTTCGCTGGTAGCGTATTTATTGCATCGCAATTTCCAGTACTGGAAGCGCAAGGGAGTGCCCCACGATCCGCCCCACCCGTTCTACGGCAACCTGGTGGGCTTCCGCAAGAACCGAGTGATACACGATATTTTCTATGACTACTACAACAAGTTTCGGACCAGCGGAAGCCCCTTCGTGGGCTTCTTCTTTCTGCAGAAGCCAGCGGCCTTCATCGTCGACACGAAGCTGGCCAAGAACATATTGATCAAGGATTTCTCCAACTTTGCCGATCGCGGACAGTTCCACAACGAGCGGGACGATCCGCTGACCCAACATTTGTTCAACCTGGATGGCAAACGCTGGAAGGAGCTGCGCCAGCGACTGTCGCCCACCTTCACCTCGGGCAAAATGAAGCTAATGTTTCCCACGGTGATCAAAGTGTCCGAGGAGTTTGCGAGTGTGATGGAGGAGCAGGTGCCTCCGACCCAGGGTGGGGCCATTATAGAGATCaaggagatgatggccagaTTCACCACCGATGTGATCGGCACCTGTGCCTTTGGCATCGAGTGCAACACCCTGCGCACGCCCGTGACAGACTTCCGCACCATGGGACAGAAGGCGTTCACAGAGCTCAGGCACGGCCAGCTGCTCACGTTCTTCATCTTCAGTTTCCCGAAGCTGGCCCGGAGGCTGAGGATGCGTATAATGCCCGAGGACGTGCACCAGTTCTTCATGCGCCTGGTTAACGACACTGTGGCCGTGAGGGAAAAGGAGAACTTCAAGCGCCACGACTTCATGGACATGCTGATCGAGATAAAGCAGAAGGGTAGCGTCACCCTCGAAAATGGAGAGGTGATGAAGGCCATGGACATTGGGGAATTGGCCGCCCAAGTGTTTGTGTTCTATTTGGCCGGCTTCGAGACCTCCTCCTCGACCATGAGCTACTGCTTCTACGAGCTGGCCCAGCACCAGGACATACAGGACAAGCTGCGAAGCGAAGTGCTGACTGTTCTCGCCGAGCACGATGGCAAGCTGACGTACGAGTGTGTCAAGGAAATGCGCTACTTGGATCAGGTCTTCTCAG AAACCCTGCGCTTGTACACTCTGGTGCCCCACCTGGAACGCAGGGCTCTCAGCGACTATGTGGTGCCCGGTCATCCCGATTTGGTGATTGAGAAAGACACCCAGATCATCATACCCGCCTGTGCCTACCACCGCGACGAGAATCTCTATCCCGATCCCCTCCGATTCGATCCGGACCGCTTCTCGGCCGAGCAAGTGGCCGCCCGCGACTCCGTGGAGTGGTTGCCCTTCGGCGATGGCCCCCGCAACTGCATTGGAATGCGCTTTGGCCAGATGCAGGCCCGCATCGGCATGGCCCAGCTCCTCAGCAGATTCAAGCTATCGCTCTGCGACAAGACAGAAATACCCTTGAAATATGAGCCCAAATCGTTCGTTTTGGGCTCAATCGGTGGCATCTACTTGCGCCTGGAACGGATCTGA